A window of Garciella nitratireducens DSM 15102 genomic DNA:
CAATGCCATAACTATAATTCCACCAAAAAAAGCTATCGTGGTATACCAGTATCCTAATTTTAGTCCATAAATATGTTGTAAAGTAGTTTTGGCTTGTGCAAAAATTTCAATCATAGAAACATAAATCATAACTCCAGCAGAAAAACCTAAAGTAATGGATAGAATTTTTTTATTGCTAGTTTTAGAATGAAAAGCCAATGCACCACCAAGTCCTGTAGATAATCCTGCAATTAATGTAATTCCAAAAGCGGATAAAAGTGTAGTTTTTTCCATAGTAGAATATCCTCCATTTTTATGAATGCACTATCTATATTTCCCATTTTGCATAAGGTTAAACAAAAATATGTTTGGATAAGTACATTTCTTATTTTTTACTAGGAATAATAATATTAGAAAACTTTATAAAGATTTTATAATTTTCTTGACAGTATAAATGATAAGTATTATTATTATTTAAGTATACCCTATACCGGGGGAGGGGGTGTAAAAATGAATGAAGAGCAAAAAGAGGCTTTAAAAATTTTAAAAATTTCAAAGGGACAGATTGAAGCAGCCATTAAGATGATGGAAGAAGATAGGTATTGTATAGAGGTATCTAATCAAATTATGGCGACACAATCTTTATTAAAGAAGGCCAATCTTTTGATTTTAAAACAACATATGAATCATTGTGTTATAGAAGCTTTTAAACACGATGATGAACAGGAAAAGCAAGAAAAATTAGATGAAATCATAACAATTTTATCTAAGATTATAGGAAAATAATAAGATGAAAAAGAGGGGAGGGAGATTGATGGTACAAAAAATATTTAGGATCAAAGGAATGACTTGTGCTGCTTGCGCAGCTGCTGTGGAACGATCTACAAGAAAACTTAATGGCGTTAAAAAATCTGATGTAAATTTAGCAACAGAGAAATTAATCATAGAATATGAAGAAGAAAAACTTTCAGAAGAAGACATAAAAAAAGCAGTGGAAAAGGCTGGTTATGAGCTTATTCCTAATGAAATAGAGAAGATTTTTACTATCAAAGGAATGACCTGTGCTGCTTGCGCAGCTGCTGTAGAAAGAGCTACAAAAAAAATAAATGGAGTAGTAAAGGCTAGTGTAAATCTTGCAACTGAAAAATTAAAAATAACTTATGATCCATCTAGAGTAGAAGTGTTTGATATTAAAAATGCAGTAGAAAAGGCAGGTTATAAAGCGGTTTTAGAAGAAGAAAGGATGGTAGATAAAGATAAGGAAAGAAAGAATGAAGAAATCAAACAATTATGGAAAAGATTTCTGTTAGGGGTTATGTTTACAATACCTTTACTTTATATTTCTATGGGACATATGATAGGACTTCCATTACCTAAGATTCTTCATCCATCTATAAATCCAGTAAATTTTGCAATATTACAATTATTTCTAACCTTACCAGTTATTGTTTCAGGGAGAAAGTTTTATAAAGTGGGATTTCGAACATTATTCAAAGGAAGTCCTAATATGGATTCTTTAATTGCTATAGGAACATCGGCAGCATTTTTATATAGTTTTTATGCAACTATACGGGTTTTAATGAGCAATGTAGATTTTGTTTTTTCCCTATATTATGAATCAGCAGCAGTGATTATTACCCTGATTACCCTTGGAAAATATTTAGAATCTGTTTCTAAAGGAAAAACCTCTGAAGCGATTAAAAAATTAATGGGACTTACCCCTAAAACTGCAATCATAGTGCGAGGGGAAAAAGAAATAGAAATTTCTATTGATGAAGTACAACAAGGAGATATTATTTTGGTAAAGCCAGGAGAAAAAATTCCAGTAGATGGAGTTATAATAGAAGGAACTACCTCAGTAGATGAATCTATGTTAACAGGAGAAAGTATTCCAACAGAAAAACATATAGCAGATCAAGTTATTGGAGGAAGTATCAATAAAAATGGGATGATAAAATACAAAGCAACTAAGGTAGGAAAGGATATGGTATTATCGCAGATTATAAAATTGGTAGAGGAGGCCCAAGGATCTAAAGCTCCTATTGCAAAACTAGCTGATGTGATTTCTGGATATTTTGTTCCCATTGTAATCTTTTTAGGAATTTTTTCTGGTTTAGGATGGTATTTTATTGGAGGAGAAAGTCTACAATTTTCTTTAACAATATTTATTTCAGTATTGGTGATTGCTTGTCCTTGTTCTTTGGGCTTGGCAACTCCTACAGCGATTATGGTAGCAACGGGAAAGGGGGCGGAATATGGAGTATTAATTAAGGGAGGAGAAGCTTTAGAGACGGCCCATAAGATTAAAACGATTGTTTTTGATAAGACAGGCACCATTACACAAGGGAAACCAGTAGTAACTGATATTATCTCTTTAGGAAATAGAAATCAAGAGAAGTTATTGCAAATTGCTGCTTCTGC
This region includes:
- a CDS encoding heavy metal translocating P-type ATPase; this translates as MVQKIFRIKGMTCAACAAAVERSTRKLNGVKKSDVNLATEKLIIEYEEEKLSEEDIKKAVEKAGYELIPNEIEKIFTIKGMTCAACAAAVERATKKINGVVKASVNLATEKLKITYDPSRVEVFDIKNAVEKAGYKAVLEEERMVDKDKERKNEEIKQLWKRFLLGVMFTIPLLYISMGHMIGLPLPKILHPSINPVNFAILQLFLTLPVIVSGRKFYKVGFRTLFKGSPNMDSLIAIGTSAAFLYSFYATIRVLMSNVDFVFSLYYESAAVIITLITLGKYLESVSKGKTSEAIKKLMGLTPKTAIIVRGEKEIEISIDEVQQGDIILVKPGEKIPVDGVIIEGTTSVDESMLTGESIPTEKHIADQVIGGSINKNGMIKYKATKVGKDMVLSQIIKLVEEAQGSKAPIAKLADVISGYFVPIVIFLGIFSGLGWYFIGGESLQFSLTIFISVLVIACPCSLGLATPTAIMVATGKGAEYGVLIKGGEALETAHKIKTIVFDKTGTITQGKPVVTDIISLGNRNQEKLLQIAASAEKGSEHPLGEAIVKEAEKKGIKFIKPDSFDAIPGYGIEVQIEGKNIFLGNKKLMLNHKISLEEVENISDKLAEEGKTPMYLSIDGEIGGIIAVADILKESSKQAIKKLYEIGIEVVMITGDNPRTATAIAKQVGIDRIFSEVLPEDKAKQVKKLQQEGKVVAMVGDGINDAPALAQAEVGIAIGSGTDVAIESADIVLMKGDLMDVVTAIQLSKSTIKNIKQNLFWAFGYNTLGIPIAMGLLHLFGGPLLNPMIAGAAMSLSSVSVVTNSLRLRKFRPVR
- a CDS encoding metal-sensing transcriptional repressor, whose amino-acid sequence is MNEEQKEALKILKISKGQIEAAIKMMEEDRYCIEVSNQIMATQSLLKKANLLILKQHMNHCVIEAFKHDDEQEKQEKLDEIITILSKIIGK